Proteins co-encoded in one Amaranthus tricolor cultivar Red isolate AtriRed21 chromosome 7, ASM2621246v1, whole genome shotgun sequence genomic window:
- the LOC130818486 gene encoding uncharacterized protein LOC130818486, translating into MASNMCLYHQMFEIFSWLPVKLLYKLSVLKEIRSFLSEDSFVEKQCYNSSTKTAESLIIQNDSCLRIKDTLHICFLFKDHTNNGVPIDSLKFITEKGRVLASSNGLILCRTINSQEPTKLFLCNPVSKTWLPITLPNNELAEACKNDTDVNIVFICGSINFSTKKNKFPLDYTLLVFEVVVNDLEYCWNNKYNVYMLEEGDWVLKTKKLITGGRQLDFDNYVCFNDGLYFMSISNSCYRAESLYYYPYIVYYNMKNEASSMISLPHEARENFNFSDCYFRIFGWERLSGNSWFFSLCLVKYLNMEINIWVMDEGDATDGEKLCSWRWLLKLNIKEDLGLKDALRWTNSFTVVDKQFIFSDSNGYIYQYQLEGINLGKLKKINKYKNSCYKLRFNSYSTTLRPCSKNLIESSLKIE; encoded by the coding sequence ATGGCTAGCAATATGTGTTTATACCATCAAATGTTCGAAATATTTTCATGGCTACCTGTAAAACTTTTATACAAGTTATCAGTTTTAAAAGAGATACGAAGTTTCCTCTCCGAAGACTCTTTTGTGGAGAAACAATGTTATAATTCAAGTACAAAAACTGCAGAATCTTTGATTATACAAAATGATTCTTGTTTAAGAATAAAAGACACGCTacatatttgttttttattcaaAGATCACACTAATAATGGTGTTCCTATCGATTCCCTCAAATTTATTACTGAGAAAGGGCGTGTTTTAGCATCTAGTAATGGTCTGATTTTGTGTAGAACAATTAATTCACAGGAGccaacaaaattatttttgtgtaaTCCTGTCAGTAAAACTTGGTTGCCTATTACATTGCCGAATAATGAATTAGCTGAAGCATGCAAGAACGATACAGATGTTAATATAGTTTTTATTTGTGGTTCTAttaatttttcaaccaaaaaaaataagtttccaTTAGATTATACCCTTTTAGTCTTTGAAGTTGTAGTAAATGATTTGGAATATTGTTGGAATAATAAGTATAATGTGTACATGTTAGAGGAAGGTGATTGGgtactcaaaacaaaaaaattaataactggGGGAAGACAGTTGGATTTTGATAATTACGTATGCTTCAACGATGGTCTATATTTCATGTCAATATCCAATTCTTGTTATAGAGCTGAATCTCTGTATTATTACCCTTACATAGTTTATTATAACATGAAGAATGAAGCTTCAAGTATGATTTCATTGCCTCATGAAGcaagagaaaattttaatttcagcGATTGTTATTTTCGCATATTTGGATGGGAGCGTCTTAGTGGAAATTCGTGGTTTTTTTCGTTATGTTTGGTAAAGTACTTAAACATGGAAATCAACATATGGGTTATGGATGAAGGCGATGCTACAGATGGTGAGAAATTATGTTCATGGAGGTGGCTattaaaactaaatattaaaGAAGACTTGGGGCTCAAGGATGCCTTACGTTGGACAAATAGCTTTACTGTTGTGGATAAACAATTTATATTTAGTGATTCTAACGGCTATATTTATCAGTATCAATTGGAGGGCATAAATCTTGGAAAGTTGAAAAAGATTAATAAGTATAAAAATAGTTGTTACAAACTTCGATTCAATTCTTATTCCACAACTCTTCGGCCTTGCTCCAAGAATCTCATAGAGTCCTCTCTAAAaatagagtaa